A window from Cryptomeria japonica chromosome 1, Sugi_1.0, whole genome shotgun sequence encodes these proteins:
- the LOC131036621 gene encoding uncharacterized protein LOC131036621 translates to MVDNYAVRNPIFDGTDYAFWSIKMKAYLNALGYDVWKSVVDGYTPPSTPPTDAVGKRKSENNAKAEHALLCSLVDSEFTKVMHYKSAKEIWNKLKSIYEGDEKVREAKPQSLRMKFESLKMKEDEDIATYFLRVDEIVNAITALGEEVEDMPLVRKLLRTLTMKFDPKISVIQEMKDLKTLTKDELFGILTAYEMRREDKPSQKEVSFKASKKGKNKNHTSKESTRSESDEAEAYFMRKFKKVKGKYKGKFPFKCFNCGKVGHYASKCPQNESDSSEEEKKSYSKKKGKKYFKKNY, encoded by the coding sequence ATGGTAGATAACTATGCAGTTAGAAATCCAATTTTTGATGGGACAGATTATGCATTTTGGAGTATCAAGATGAAAGCCTATCTGAACGCACTTGGTTATGATGTTTGGAAATCCGTGGTAGATGGATACACACCTCCATCAACTCCTCCGACCGATGCAGTAGGAAAGAGAAAAAGTGAGAATAATGCCAAAGCAGAACATGCTCTCCTATGCAGCCTAGTTGATTCTGAATTTACAAAAGTCATGCATTACAAATCAGCAAAAGAGATATGGAACAAACTGAAAAGTATCTATGAAGGGGATGAAAAGGTAAGAGAGGCCAAGCCTCAATCacttagaatgaaatttgaaagccttaaaatgaaggaagatgaagaTATCGCCACCTACTTTTTGCGTGTGGATGAAATTGTAAATGCAATCACAGCATTAGGAGAAGAAGTTGAAGACATGCCTCTCGTTCGaaagttgttgagaacattgacaaTGAAATTTGATCCTAAGATATCAGTAATACAAGAAATGAAGGATTTGAAAACATTAACAAAAGATGAATTGTTTGGAATCCTCACAGCCTACGAAATGAGGAGAGAAGACAAACCATCACAAAAGGAGGTATCTTTCAAAGCATCAAAGAAGGGCAAGAACAAAAATCATACATCAAAAGAGAGTACAAGAAGTGAATCAGATGAGGCTGAAGCTTACTTCATGAGAAAGTTCAAAAAGGTCAAAGGTAAATACAAAGGCAAAttccctttcaaatgtttcaattgtggcaagGTTGGGCATTATGCTTCAAAGTGTCCTCAAAATGAAAGTGATAGtagtgaagaggagaagaaaagctattcaaagaagaaaggaaagaaatacTTCAAGAAGAACTACTGA